A single region of the Prochlorococcus marinus str. MIT 0917 genome encodes:
- a CDS encoding tetratricopeptide repeat protein: MDNSSQEREEKKKITEVKPFPVPFALGEIKTNITINTNTRSTPSKEQIINKALSFHSQGNIPEAAKYYQYFINQGFKDHRVFSNYGTILQALGNLKEAELSYRKAIELNPDFIDAHYNLGTILQALGNLKEAELSTRKAIELNPDFIDAHYNLGTILKDLGNLKEAELSTRKAIELNPDFIEAHSNLGTILKDLGNLKEAEFYQRKAIELNPNFAVAHYNLGNTLQNMCKLHEAELSYRKAIELNPDFANAHSNLGSILRDLGKLKEAELSTRKAIELNPNEPKAHLNLGSIVSNLGKLKEAELSTRKAIELNPNLAEAHSNLGNILRDLGNLKEAELSTRKAIELNPDFIEAHSNLGTILKDLGNLKEAILSYEDAFNLDNNFDEAKAGIGTILLKTGKLKEGILKIREAYGSINFNYKNSNIIIN; this comes from the coding sequence ATGGATAATTCTAGTCAAGAAAGAGAAGAAAAAAAGAAAATTACTGAGGTGAAACCATTCCCAGTTCCATTTGCTTTAGGAGAAATCAAAACCAATATTACTATTAATACAAATACGCGTTCTACACCCTCTAAAGAACAAATCATCAATAAAGCATTGAGTTTTCATTCACAAGGAAATATTCCAGAAGCAGCAAAATATTATCAATATTTCATAAATCAAGGTTTCAAAGATCACAGAGTTTTTTCTAATTATGGAACCATATTACAAGCACTTGGAAATTTAAAAGAAGCAGAATTATCATACCGCAAAGCAATTGAACTTAATCCTGATTTCATAGATGCTCATTACAATCTGGGAACCATATTACAAGCACTTGGAAATTTAAAAGAAGCAGAATTATCTACTCGTAAAGCAATTGAACTTAATCCTGATTTCATAGATGCTCATTACAATCTGGGAACCATATTGAAAGATCTTGGAAATTTAAAAGAAGCAGAATTATCTACTCGTAAAGCAATTGAACTTAATCCTGATTTCATAGAAGCTCATTCCAATCTGGGAACCATATTGAAAGATCTTGGAAATTTAAAAGAAGCAGAATTCTACCAACGCAAAGCAATTGAACTGAATCCTAATTTCGCAGTGGCGCATTACAATCTAGGTAATACGCTGCAAAATATGTGCAAACTACATGAAGCAGAATTGTCATATCGTAAAGCAATTGAACTTAATCCTGATTTTGCTAATGCTCATTCTAATCTAGGAAGTATATTGAGAGATCTTGGCAAATTAAAAGAAGCAGAATTATCTACTCGTAAAGCAATTGAACTTAATCCTAATGAGCCAAAAGCACATTTAAATCTGGGAAGCATAGTGAGTAATCTTGGCAAATTAAAAGAAGCAGAATTATCCACTCGTAAAGCAATTGAACTTAATCCTAATCTCGCAGAAGCTCATTCAAATCTGGGCAACATATTGAGAGATCTTGGAAACTTAAAAGAAGCAGAATTATCTACTCGTAAAGCAATTGAACTTAATCCTGATTTCATAGAGGCTCATTCCAATCTGGGAACCATATTGAAAGATCTTGGAAATTTAAAAGAAGCTATTTTATCCTACGAAGATGCGTTTAATCTTGATAACAACTTTGATGAAGCAAAAGCAGGCATAGGTACTATACTTTTGAAGACTGGTAAGTTGAAGGAGGGTATATTGAAGATTAGAGAAGCATATGGGTCCATTAATTTCAATTATAAAAACTCTAATATTATCATTAATTAA
- a CDS encoding potassium channel family protein — protein sequence MNELRLRIYKEIINDSPDGRTSVFNKICGVTIFISIFFAVIVTENSIDYQFGDQIDLLDWIIGGLFCVEYFCRLWVAPLEKKFGKGWRGVLRYMVSPMAIIDVIAIVPSFIGVRAELKILRIIRLLRILKIGRSEKFKQSIYHFNYALRSKSQELQISIFYTVLLLLISSTFMYLAESSIQPELLGSIPRCLWWSITTVSAVGYGDSIPVTAVGKTIASITSLMGIAAIAIPTGILASGFSESIGIEDKNKNVSNDNELDTNI from the coding sequence ATGAATGAATTACGTCTAAGAATCTATAAGGAGATAATTAATGACTCTCCAGATGGAAGAACTTCTGTATTTAATAAAATTTGTGGTGTTACCATTTTTATTTCGATTTTTTTCGCAGTTATTGTTACTGAAAACTCAATTGATTATCAATTTGGTGATCAGATAGATCTTTTGGATTGGATTATTGGTGGTTTATTTTGCGTTGAATATTTTTGTCGCTTATGGGTCGCACCACTTGAAAAGAAATTTGGAAAAGGTTGGAGAGGTGTTTTGCGTTATATGGTCTCACCAATGGCAATTATTGATGTCATTGCAATCGTCCCATCTTTTATAGGTGTTCGTGCTGAATTGAAAATTCTAAGGATTATTCGTCTTTTAAGAATATTGAAAATTGGAAGAAGTGAAAAGTTTAAGCAAAGTATCTATCACTTTAATTACGCACTTCGATCAAAGAGTCAAGAATTACAAATCTCGATTTTTTATACAGTTTTACTTTTGTTGATCAGTAGCACTTTTATGTATCTTGCTGAATCTTCTATTCAACCAGAATTGTTAGGATCAATTCCAAGATGTCTTTGGTGGTCAATTACAACTGTCAGTGCTGTTGGATATGGAGATTCGATACCAGTTACAGCAGTTGGAAAAACAATTGCATCGATAACTTCTCTTATGGGCATTGCTGCAATAGCAATACCTACTGGAATACTTGCATCTGGATTCAGTGAATCTATTGGGATAGAAGATAAAAATAAAAACGTATCTAATGACAATGAGTTGGATACGAATATTTAA
- a CDS encoding tetratricopeptide repeat protein, whose translation MKKPQKEKKENKKIPKVQIFPVPFHLTENQGNITININTPSKPSKEQIINQAFKFHSQGNIPEAAKLYQDFINQGFKDHRVFANFGNILKDLGKLQEAELYIRKAIEIKPDFAEANYNLGNVLKDLGKLKEAKLSYHKTIEIKPDFAMAHYNLGSLLKDLGKLQEAKLSYHKTIEIKPDFSEAHYNLGIILSDLGKLQEAELSYRKAIEIKPDFAMAHSNLGNVLKDLAKLQEAELSYRKAIEIKPDFLAANYNLGNVLKDLGKLQEAELSTRKAIELNPDFAMAHSNLGNVLKDLGKLQEAELSLRKAIEIKPDFAMAHSNLGNVLKDLGKLLEAELSLRKAIEIQPDFSEAHYNLGKILKDLGKLLEAKLSYRKAIELKPDFAEAHYNLGIILSDLGKSQEAELSYRKAIEIKPDFAMAHSNLGNVLKDLAKLLEAELSYRKAIELKPDFAEAHYNLGIILIDLGKFKEAELSYRKAIEIKPDYADAFWNLSLLELLQGDYKNGLENYEFRFKTEQPACTHGNTNLKRIEHKKLKKGEKLLVISEQGLGDTLQNMRYIPYLRSQGLDVSFCAQEELHTLIKSSGIETNPLTPEQTIKVSEGTWIPLLSLPRYLQVRPDNPIINDPYIFPSVEFVKKWENILSNERRPIIGINWQGNPNAEKQALKGRSLPLETFSTIARNNNFNFLSLQKAFGSEQLDHCSFKNKFVECQPQINNTWDFLEIAGIIENCDLIITSDTSIAHLAGGMGKSTWLLLHYVPGWIWGLQGENTFWYPSMRLFRQKERNNWQEVLERVSSSIKKEIETKV comes from the coding sequence ATGAAGAAGCCTCAGAAAGAAAAGAAAGAAAACAAGAAGATCCCTAAAGTCCAAATATTCCCAGTTCCATTTCATTTAACAGAGAATCAAGGAAATATTACTATTAATATAAATACGCCTTCTAAACCTTCTAAAGAACAAATAATTAATCAAGCATTTAAATTTCATTCGCAAGGCAATATTCCAGAAGCAGCAAAACTATATCAAGATTTCATAAATCAAGGTTTCAAAGATCACAGAGTTTTTGCTAATTTCGGAAACATATTGAAAGATCTTGGCAAATTACAAGAAGCAGAATTATATATTCGCAAAGCAATTGAAATCAAACCTGATTTCGCAGAGGCGAATTACAATCTGGGAAACGTATTGAAAGATCTTGGCAAATTAAAAGAAGCAAAATTGTCATACCATAAAACAATTGAAATCAAACCTGATTTCGCAATGGCACATTACAATCTCGGAAGCTTATTGAAAGATCTTGGCAAATTACAAGAAGCAAAATTGTCATACCATAAAACAATTGAAATCAAACCTGATTTCTCAGAGGCACATTACAATCTTGGAATCATATTGAGCGATCTTGGCAAATTACAAGAAGCTGAATTGTCATATCGCAAAGCTATTGAAATCAAACCTGATTTCGCAATGGCACATTCCAATCTAGGCAACGTATTGAAAGATCTTGCCAAATTACAAGAAGCTGAATTGTCATACCGCAAAGCAATTGAAATCAAACCTGATTTCTTAGCAGCGAATTACAATCTAGGCAACGTATTGAAAGATCTTGGCAAATTACAAGAAGCTGAATTATCTACTCGCAAAGCTATTGAACTTAATCCTGATTTCGCAATGGCACATTCCAATCTAGGCAACGTATTGAAAGATCTTGGCAAATTACAAGAAGCTGAATTATCACTACGTAAAGCTATTGAAATCAAACCTGATTTCGCAATGGCACATTCCAATCTAGGCAACGTATTGAAAGATCTTGGCAAATTACTAGAAGCTGAATTATCACTACGTAAAGCTATTGAAATCCAACCTGATTTCTCAGAGGCACATTACAATCTTGGAAAAATATTGAAAGATCTTGGCAAATTACTAGAAGCAAAATTGTCATATCGCAAGGCTATTGAACTTAAACCTGATTTTGCAGAGGCACATTACAATCTCGGAATCATATTGAGCGATCTTGGCAAATCACAAGAAGCTGAATTGTCATATCGCAAAGCTATTGAAATCAAACCTGATTTCGCAATGGCACATTCCAATCTAGGCAACGTATTGAAAGATCTTGCCAAATTACTAGAAGCTGAATTGTCATACCGCAAAGCAATTGAACTTAAACCTGATTTTGCAGAGGCACATTACAATCTCGGAATCATATTGATCGATCTTGGCAAATTCAAAGAAGCTGAATTGTCATATCGCAAAGCAATTGAAATCAAACCTGATTACGCAGACGCATTTTGGAATCTTTCATTACTTGAACTACTTCAAGGTGACTATAAAAATGGTTTAGAAAACTATGAATTTAGATTCAAAACAGAGCAGCCTGCTTGTACTCACGGTAATACAAACCTAAAACGAATCGAGCATAAAAAATTAAAAAAAGGAGAAAAACTTTTAGTCATTAGTGAACAAGGTTTAGGCGATACTTTGCAAAATATGCGTTATATTCCTTATCTAAGAAGTCAAGGTCTAGATGTTTCTTTTTGTGCTCAGGAAGAACTACATACTTTAATTAAATCATCAGGCATTGAAACAAATCCATTAACTCCTGAACAAACTATAAAAGTTTCAGAAGGGACATGGATTCCACTCTTATCTTTACCGCGATATTTACAAGTAAGACCAGACAATCCAATCATTAATGATCCGTATATTTTTCCATCTGTTGAATTCGTCAAAAAATGGGAAAACATTCTTTCTAATGAAAGAAGACCAATTATAGGTATTAATTGGCAAGGAAATCCAAATGCCGAAAAGCAAGCTCTAAAGGGACGCTCACTACCTTTAGAAACTTTCTCTACTATTGCTAGAAATAATAATTTCAATTTTCTATCACTACAAAAAGCATTTGGTTCAGAGCAATTAGATCATTGTTCATTTAAAAATAAGTTTGTTGAATGCCAACCACAAATTAATAACACATGGGATTTCCTTGAAATTGCTGGCATTATTGAAAATTGTGATTTAATCATTACCAGTGATACTTCCATAGCTCATTTAGCTGGAGGGATGGGAAAATCTACCTGGTTACTTCTTCACTATGTTCCAGGATGGATATGGGGACTTCAAGGAGAAAATACATTTTGGTACCCATCAATGAGATTATTCCGACAAAAAGAGCGAAATAATTGGCAAGAGGTTTTGGAGAGAGTATCCAGCTCAATTAAAAAAGAAATTGAGACAAAAGTATGA
- a CDS encoding tetratricopeptide repeat-containing sulfotransferase family protein, with amino-acid sequence MEESGDKDQEKKIVYKVITFPVPFTLRENQENITIITNTPKKISKEQIINQAFKFHSQGNIKEAVRYYQDFIDQGLSDDRVFSNYGIILKNLGKLQEAELYTRKAITLNPNFEEAHSNLGSILRDLGKLQEAELSLRKAIEIKPDFAEAHYNLGSTLKDISKLKEAEFSYRKAIEIKPDFAEAYYNLGNTLKNLGKLQEAEISFSRAIELNPDLAEAYNNLGNILKDLGKLQEAELSTRKAIELNPNEPKAHLNLGTIFSDLSKLQEAELSTRKAIELNPDFAEAHSNLGSILIKLGNLQEAELSTRKAIELNPNEPKAHLNLGTIFSDLGKLQEAELSTRKAIELNPDFAMAHSNLGSILRDLGKLQESELSYRKAIEINPKLEKAYFNLSGLKYSNSNNDIWKNQLFSENILNNKSQVEQIDIYFARANILHKEKNYEESSRYLKLANKLKLDIKPSQPEMIFNKSKILLIESNKKGINQEEQANPPESIFIVGMFRSGSTLLESVLSMRDDLYDLGEINILEESFVESKKSKQEINLAELYWKKVNNKTELLITTNKNLFNYQYTGIIAKKIPNAKIIHCFRNPLDNILSIYRAHFDRGNEYSSSLVDCARVYLDQENIMTEYKNRFRSQIYDLNYDSLVSDTNKEIQSLISWLGWEWHDKYLSPHLNPRSVSTASSVQVRSPINSKSIGGWKNYKDMLKPAIEILTQMDKYQDITS; translated from the coding sequence ATGGAAGAATCTGGTGACAAAGATCAAGAGAAAAAGATAGTCTATAAAGTAATTACATTTCCAGTTCCATTTACTTTAAGAGAAAATCAAGAAAATATTACTATTATCACTAATACTCCTAAAAAAATTTCTAAAGAACAAATAATTAATCAAGCATTTAAATTTCATTCACAAGGAAATATTAAAGAGGCGGTAAGATATTATCAAGATTTTATTGATCAAGGGTTGAGTGATGACAGAGTTTTTTCTAATTATGGAATCATTTTAAAAAATCTTGGCAAATTACAAGAAGCAGAATTATACACTCGCAAGGCAATTACACTAAATCCTAATTTCGAAGAAGCACATTCCAATCTGGGAAGCATATTGAGGGATCTTGGCAAATTACAAGAAGCTGAATTATCACTACGCAAAGCTATTGAAATTAAACCTGATTTCGCTGAGGCGCATTACAATCTGGGAAGCACATTGAAAGATATTAGCAAGTTAAAAGAAGCAGAATTCTCATACCGCAAAGCAATTGAAATTAAACCTGATTTCGCTGAGGCGTATTACAACCTAGGTAATACGCTAAAAAATCTGGGCAAGTTACAAGAAGCAGAAATATCTTTTAGCAGGGCAATTGAACTTAATCCTGATCTCGCGGAGGCATATAACAATCTGGGTAATATTTTGAAAGATCTTGGCAAATTACAAGAAGCTGAATTATCTACTCGCAAAGCTATTGAACTTAATCCTAATGAGCCAAAAGCACATTTAAATCTAGGAACGATATTTAGTGATCTTAGTAAATTACAAGAAGCTGAATTATCTACTCGCAAGGCAATTGAACTTAATCCTGATTTCGCAGAGGCACATTCCAATCTCGGCAGCATATTGATTAAGCTTGGCAACTTACAAGAAGCAGAATTATCTACTCGCAAAGCAATTGAACTTAATCCTAATGAGCCAAAAGCGCATTTAAATCTAGGAACGATATTTAGTGATCTTGGTAAATTACAAGAAGCTGAATTATCTACTCGCAAAGCAATTGAACTTAATCCTGATTTCGCAATGGCTCATTCTAATCTGGGAAGTATATTGAGAGATCTTGGCAAATTACAAGAATCAGAATTGTCATACCGAAAAGCAATTGAAATTAATCCCAAGTTAGAAAAAGCATATTTTAATCTATCTGGTTTGAAATACTCTAATAGTAATAATGATATTTGGAAGAACCAACTCTTTTCTGAAAATATCTTAAATAACAAATCACAAGTAGAGCAAATTGATATTTACTTCGCAAGAGCAAATATTCTTCATAAGGAGAAAAATTATGAAGAAAGTTCTAGATACCTTAAATTGGCAAATAAATTAAAACTTGATATTAAACCATCTCAACCCGAGATGATATTTAATAAATCAAAAATATTACTTATTGAATCTAATAAAAAAGGAATTAATCAAGAAGAACAAGCAAATCCACCTGAGAGTATTTTTATTGTAGGTATGTTTAGAAGTGGTTCAACATTATTGGAATCAGTGCTTAGTATGAGAGATGATTTATATGATCTAGGTGAGATTAATATTCTAGAGGAATCATTCGTTGAGAGTAAGAAATCTAAACAAGAAATAAATCTTGCCGAATTGTATTGGAAAAAAGTAAATAATAAGACTGAATTGCTTATAACAACTAATAAAAACCTATTTAATTATCAATACACAGGCATTATTGCTAAGAAGATACCAAACGCAAAAATAATTCATTGTTTTAGAAATCCTTTAGATAATATTCTTTCAATTTACCGAGCACATTTTGATAGAGGAAATGAATATTCCTCTTCTTTAGTTGATTGCGCAAGAGTTTATCTAGATCAAGAAAATATAATGACAGAATACAAGAATAGATTCCGATCTCAAATATATGACTTAAATTACGACTCATTAGTGTCAGATACTAATAAAGAAATTCAATCTTTGATCTCTTGGTTAGGTTGGGAGTGGCACGATAAATATCTATCACCTCATCTCAATCCACGCTCAGTATCTACAGCAAGCAGTGTTCAGGTTCGTTCCCCAATCAATTCAAAATCAATTGGTGGATGGAAGAACTACAAAGATATGCTTAAACCTGCTATTGAGATCCTTACTCAAATGGATAAATATCAAGATATAACCTCCTAA
- a CDS encoding tetratricopeptide repeat protein, with product MDESNKIKKVSEVKIFPVPFALKVNQGNHTINTNTPSQHFKEEIVNQAFKLHSQGNISKAEQYYQNCIQQGIIDYRVFSNYGVLLKNIGKLKEAELNTRRAIKLKPDFAEAHYNLGNLLNHIGNLQEAEISQRRAIKLKPNFADAHSNLGNILRDLGKLQEAEISQRRAIEINPDFAKAHSNLGNILMDLGKLQEAEISQRKAIEINPNFAEAHYNLGGILKDMGKLKEAEIATLKAIEINTNFADAFWNLSLLELLQGDYKNGLENYEFRFKRKKPIISHGITKLKRIEHKKSQKGEKLLVITEQGLGDTLQFMRYIPYIRNQGLKISFCAQTKLHSLIKSSGIDQHPLTPEEASEVSEGQWIPLLSLPRYLQVSPNNPIISNPYIFSTNELKKKWKNILSQEKRPIVAINWQGNPNAEKTDHIGRSLPLETFSSLTRNNNFKFLSLQKGFGSEQFHHCSFKNKFVECQAKIDATWDFLENAAIMENCDLIITSDTSIAHLAGGMGKPTWLLLNHLPDWRWGLKGDNTFWYPSMRLFRQNERHNWQEVMENVSNKLKKEMKEKV from the coding sequence ATGGATGAATCTAATAAAATCAAAAAGGTTTCTGAAGTAAAAATATTCCCAGTTCCATTTGCTTTAAAAGTCAATCAAGGAAATCATACTATAAATACAAATACGCCTTCTCAACATTTTAAAGAGGAAATAGTCAATCAAGCATTTAAGCTTCATTCTCAAGGAAACATTTCAAAAGCAGAACAATATTATCAAAATTGTATTCAACAAGGAATCATTGATTACAGAGTATTTTCCAATTATGGCGTATTATTGAAAAATATAGGCAAATTAAAAGAAGCTGAACTAAATACTCGCAGAGCAATTAAACTGAAACCTGATTTCGCAGAGGCTCATTACAATTTAGGAAATTTATTGAATCATATTGGTAACTTACAAGAAGCAGAAATTTCACAACGCAGAGCAATTAAACTAAAGCCCAATTTCGCTGATGCTCATTCCAATCTAGGAAACATATTGAGAGATCTTGGCAAATTACAAGAAGCAGAAATTTCACAACGCAGAGCAATTGAAATAAATCCTGATTTCGCTAAAGCTCATTCCAATCTAGGAAACATATTGATGGATCTCGGCAAATTACAAGAAGCAGAAATTTCACAACGCAAAGCTATTGAAATTAATCCTAATTTTGCAGAGGCTCATTATAATCTTGGAGGCATATTAAAAGATATGGGAAAGCTAAAAGAAGCAGAAATAGCAACTCTCAAAGCAATTGAAATTAATACTAATTTCGCAGACGCATTTTGGAATCTTTCATTACTTGAACTACTTCAAGGTGACTATAAAAATGGTTTAGAGAACTATGAATTTAGATTCAAAAGAAAGAAGCCTATTATTAGTCACGGTATTACAAAACTCAAACGAATCGAGCATAAAAAATCACAAAAAGGAGAAAAGCTATTAGTCATCACTGAGCAAGGTTTAGGAGATACCCTTCAATTCATGAGATATATTCCTTACATTAGAAATCAAGGCCTAAAAATTTCTTTTTGTGCTCAAACAAAACTACATTCATTAATCAAATCCTCTGGTATTGATCAACATCCATTAACTCCAGAGGAGGCAAGCGAAGTTTCAGAGGGTCAATGGATCCCACTATTATCTTTACCTAGATATCTACAAGTAAGTCCGAATAATCCAATCATTTCAAACCCATATATCTTTTCAACTAATGAACTAAAAAAGAAATGGAAAAACATACTCTCCCAAGAAAAAAGACCAATCGTAGCTATTAATTGGCAAGGAAATCCAAATGCAGAAAAGACTGATCACATAGGGCGCTCATTACCTCTAGAAACCTTCTCTAGTCTTACGAGAAATAATAACTTCAAATTTTTATCACTACAAAAAGGATTTGGTTCAGAGCAATTCCATCATTGCTCATTTAAAAATAAGTTTGTTGAATGCCAAGCTAAAATTGATGCCACTTGGGATTTTCTGGAAAATGCTGCCATTATGGAAAACTGTGATTTAATTATTACTTCTGACACTTCAATTGCTCACCTAGCTGGAGGAATGGGTAAACCAACCTGGTTACTCCTAAATCATTTACCTGACTGGAGATGGGGACTGAAAGGGGACAATACATTTTGGTATCCATCAATGAGATTATTTCGGCAAAACGAACGACATAATTGGCAAGAAGTTATGGAAAATGTCTCAAATAAACTAAAAAAGGAAATGAAAGAAAAAGTATGA
- a CDS encoding tetratricopeptide repeat protein: MNGSDKEDQLKNKITEIKTFSVPIALGEIKENISIPTHTSSKITKEQIINKAFKLHSQGNILEAARYYQYFINQGFKNHIVFSNYGSILKGLSKLKEAELLYRKAIEINPNCAEAYSNLGNIFRDFGKLKEAELSYQKAIAINPNCAEAYSNLGNIFRDFGKLKEAELSYRKAIEIKSDCAEAHSNLGVLLKDLGKLKEAELSIRKAIEYNPNYAEAHSNLGNILVDYRKLEEAEKSIHKALKLNPKNESIKHNLINLLTIYKPKKIESNLLYRINEEFKEINLIHKENFLITDNEAIRIYKDGLIIYKKYNLKLEINLSQIYKKNEVNLNCNRHKLIFNQHKIIPEFCFSCYKVQVEVDSIIELIKLFLVFNQLKLKNNNTRKSIIELRPNISGFYKGLIYCSSLTEAFKISKKLNIHIQNNIRIDLLSKVKRGCSEYPLEFPQYKEIATSGDQPMNYNESWRAIEKEIDQDNKNWGELSKSIDGFNLNDFLIMRNWIAYAQKIKDTSVSKITNEQIKEPKFFKHFKRDILSKQTSNSKL; this comes from the coding sequence ATGAACGGTTCGGACAAAGAAGACCAACTAAAAAATAAAATCACTGAAATTAAAACATTCTCAGTTCCGATTGCTTTAGGAGAAATCAAAGAAAATATTAGTATTCCTACCCATACTTCATCTAAAATAACTAAAGAGCAAATAATCAACAAAGCATTTAAGTTACATTCACAAGGGAATATTCTAGAAGCAGCAAGATATTATCAATATTTCATAAATCAAGGTTTCAAAAATCACATAGTTTTTTCTAATTATGGAAGCATATTGAAAGGTCTTAGCAAACTAAAAGAAGCAGAATTATTATACCGCAAAGCAATTGAAATTAATCCTAATTGCGCAGAAGCTTATTCCAATCTGGGAAACATATTTAGAGATTTTGGAAAGTTAAAAGAAGCAGAATTATCATATCAAAAAGCAATTGCAATTAATCCTAATTGCGCAGAAGCTTATTCCAATCTGGGAAACATATTTAGAGATTTTGGAAAGTTAAAAGAAGCAGAATTATCATACCGCAAAGCAATTGAAATCAAATCTGATTGCGCAGAAGCACATTCCAATCTCGGAGTTTTATTAAAAGATCTTGGCAAATTAAAAGAAGCAGAATTATCTATTCGCAAAGCAATTGAATATAATCCCAATTACGCAGAGGCTCATTCTAATCTGGGAAACATATTAGTTGACTATAGAAAACTAGAAGAAGCAGAAAAATCTATACATAAAGCATTGAAATTAAATCCTAAAAACGAATCTATTAAGCATAATTTAATAAATTTACTCACTATATACAAACCAAAAAAGATTGAGTCAAACTTATTATATAGAATAAATGAAGAATTCAAAGAAATCAATCTGATTCATAAAGAGAATTTTCTTATAACTGATAATGAAGCGATAAGAATTTATAAAGATGGACTTATTATTTATAAAAAATATAATTTAAAATTAGAAATAAATTTATCACAAATATATAAGAAAAATGAAGTGAATTTAAATTGTAATAGACACAAACTAATCTTCAATCAACATAAAATAATTCCTGAATTTTGCTTTAGTTGTTATAAGGTTCAAGTTGAAGTAGATTCAATCATTGAATTAATTAAACTATTCTTAGTTTTCAATCAGTTAAAACTTAAAAATAATAATACTAGAAAATCTATTATCGAACTCCGACCTAATATCTCAGGATTTTATAAAGGACTTATATATTGTTCAAGTCTAACTGAAGCATTCAAAATCTCTAAAAAGTTAAATATTCACATTCAAAATAATATTAGAATTGATTTACTATCTAAAGTCAAAAGAGGTTGTTCTGAATATCCACTAGAATTCCCTCAATATAAAGAGATAGCAACCTCGGGTGATCAGCCAATGAACTACAATGAAAGTTGGAGAGCCATCGAAAAAGAAATAGATCAAGATAATAAGAATTGGGGAGAATTGAGCAAAAGTATAGATGGATTTAATTTAAATGACTTTCTTATAATGAGAAACTGGATCGCATATGCACAAAAAATAAAAGATACAAGCGTCAGTAAAATTACTAATGAGCAAATAAAAGAACCCAAATTCTTCAAGCATTTTAAAAGGGACATTCTTTCCAAGCAAACCTCCAATTCAAAACTTTAA